From one Candidatus Schekmanbacteria bacterium RIFCSPLOWO2_02_FULL_38_14 genomic stretch:
- a CDS encoding NADH-quinone oxidoreductase subunit K — translation MIPLNWYLYLSAVLFIVGAVGVLTRKNAILILMSIELMLNSAAINFIAFSYYFGSVTGQIFAIMIITVAASEAAIGLAIIISMYRNKNSINIDDYSLLKG, via the coding sequence TTGATTCCGTTGAATTGGTATCTTTATTTAAGTGCAGTGCTTTTTATTGTTGGCGCAGTTGGAGTTCTTACAAGAAAGAATGCAATTTTAATCCTGATGTCAATTGAGCTAATGCTCAATTCAGCAGCTATTAACTTTATTGCCTTTTCATATTATTTTGGTTCTGTAACAGGCCAGATTTTTGCAATTATGATAATAACAGTAGCTGCTTCTGAGGCAGCCATTGGGCTTGCTATCATTATCTCAATGTACAGAAACAAGAACAGCATTAATATTGATGATTATAGTTTATTGAAAGGATAA
- a CDS encoding NADH-quinone oxidoreductase subunit L yields the protein MELIFLVPLFPALGSLINGVLGLLIPSYRKKEKMIHTVACGAVILSCAVALWVIANFIFLNPPHNHIFELTLFDWIVASDFKTEVGFQIDPLSCVMLFLVTFVGMLIHIYSTGYMHGEEGYYRFFTYLNLFMFSMLILILGNNFLLMFVGWEGVGLCSYLLIGYYFTKKSAADAGKKAFIVNRIGDFGFVLAVMAIFYVFGTVDYTDVFSSIEQHKDLLLKTTSIFGFTFVTVITLSLFVGAIGKSAQIPLYVWLPDAMEGPTPVSALIHAATMVTAGVYMVARCNHLFELAPFSLAVVAFVGAATAIFSASIGLVQNDIKKVLAYSTVSQLGYMFLGCGVGAYGAGIFHLLTHGFFKACLFLGSGSIIHALSGEQDIRNMGDLKSHMPRTYWTFLFATLAIAGIPPFAGFFSKDEILFKAFTAEQLGNLRFILWGIGATSAFMTSFYMFRLVNMVFRGTSRVSREAMHHLHESPSNITIPLAILGGFSLVGGFIGIPLIPGANLFHNFLSPIFGEHHSPHSGGHEKFGLEVTLMVVSVLVAIGGMLLAKKLYIISPHIAENFKNKYSSVYKLLLNKYYVDEIYEKIIINPCKNFSRRLWKWDEKGVDGVVNGVAGFTLGSSFLSFLWDEYVVDGAVNGIGYIVKASSRAGKKLQSGFVTTYAFIMLSGIFIFVSLYLIFR from the coding sequence ATGGAATTAATATTCTTAGTTCCCCTGTTTCCTGCGCTTGGATCTCTGATAAACGGAGTTTTGGGGTTGCTGATTCCCAGTTACAGAAAAAAAGAAAAGATGATTCATACAGTTGCATGCGGTGCAGTGATTTTATCCTGTGCAGTTGCTTTGTGGGTTATTGCAAATTTTATCTTTTTAAATCCTCCTCATAACCATATCTTTGAGCTTACGCTTTTTGACTGGATAGTTGCTTCTGATTTCAAGACAGAAGTTGGTTTCCAGATTGACCCGCTTTCCTGTGTGATGCTTTTCCTTGTGACATTTGTAGGAATGCTCATACATATCTATTCAACAGGATATATGCATGGAGAGGAAGGATATTACCGCTTTTTCACTTATCTTAATCTTTTCATGTTTTCAATGCTCATTCTGATACTTGGCAACAACTTCCTCCTGATGTTTGTTGGATGGGAAGGAGTCGGGTTGTGTTCATATTTGTTAATAGGTTATTACTTTACAAAAAAATCTGCTGCTGATGCCGGTAAAAAGGCTTTTATTGTTAACAGGATTGGTGACTTTGGTTTTGTCCTTGCTGTGATGGCAATATTTTATGTGTTCGGCACAGTTGACTATACAGATGTTTTCAGTTCCATTGAACAGCACAAGGACCTCCTTCTAAAAACCACTTCCATTTTCGGATTTACTTTTGTTACAGTTATTACGCTCTCTCTTTTTGTGGGTGCAATCGGAAAATCTGCACAGATACCACTCTATGTCTGGCTTCCTGACGCGATGGAAGGTCCCACACCGGTCAGCGCGCTCATCCACGCTGCTACAATGGTTACAGCCGGTGTCTATATGGTGGCAAGATGCAATCATCTTTTTGAACTTGCTCCTTTTTCACTTGCTGTTGTGGCTTTTGTCGGCGCAGCGACAGCTATTTTTTCAGCCTCAATAGGGCTTGTTCAGAACGATATAAAGAAAGTGCTGGCATACTCAACAGTGAGCCAGCTCGGGTATATGTTTCTTGGGTGCGGAGTCGGTGCATACGGGGCAGGGATTTTTCATCTTCTGACTCACGGATTTTTCAAAGCCTGTCTTTTCCTTGGTTCAGGAAGCATTATTCACGCCCTGAGCGGAGAGCAGGATATAAGAAACATGGGAGATTTAAAGAGCCATATGCCAAGAACCTACTGGACATTCCTTTTTGCAACTCTTGCAATTGCAGGTATTCCTCCCTTTGCAGGATTTTTCAGCAAGGATGAAATACTTTTTAAGGCTTTTACAGCAGAGCAGCTTGGCAACCTCAGATTTATACTCTGGGGCATAGGAGCAACATCAGCATTCATGACCTCCTTTTATATGTTCCGGCTTGTCAATATGGTTTTCAGAGGCACTTCACGTGTTTCACGCGAGGCAATGCACCACCTCCATGAATCCCCTAGCAACATAACAATACCCCTTGCTATTCTTGGAGGATTCTCGCTTGTTGGAGGGTTTATCGGGATTCCTCTTATTCCGGGGGCAAACCTGTTCCACAATTTTCTTTCTCCAATTTTCGGAGAACATCATTCCCCTCACAGCGGAGGGCATGAGAAATTTGGTCTTGAAGTGACGCTGATGGTAGTCTCGGTTCTTGTAGCAATTGGAGGAATGCTTCTTGCAAAAAAACTTTATATAATCTCTCCTCATATTGCTGAGAATTTTAAGAATAAATATTCATCTGTTTATAAGCTACTTCTTAATAAATATTATGTTGATGAAATTTATGAGAAGATAATCATAAATCCATGCAAGAATTTTTCCAGAAGGCTTTGGAAATGGGATGAAAAGGGTGTTGACGGAGTTGTCAACGGGGTAGCAGGTTTCACGCTTGGTTCGAGTTTTCTTTCCTTTCTGTGGGATGAATATGTTGTTGATGGTGCTGTTAACGGCATTGGATATATTGTGAAAGCAAGCAGCCGTGCAGGAAAGAAACTGCAATCAGGGTTTGTAACTACATATGCTTTTATCATGCTTTCAGGAATATTTATTTTTGTAAGCCTTTATTTGATTTTCAGATAA
- a CDS encoding NADH dehydrogenase has protein sequence MDLSYSEYLDNTYSYINQIGFPILTYITFIPLLGAIVLMFVPKKEETFIKYFANIVAVIDMVLSFFLLPYFNSDTYKMQFVERFTWFEVKSMNLEVLYFFGVDGISILLVLMTTILGVLAILSSWTAITERIKEYYIFLLLLQTGMIGVFFALDFFLFYVFWEVMLVPMYFLIGVWGGGRRLYSAIKFFLYTLFGSLFLLLGILALFFNHHSLNPNEYTFDLFKILQDSLPYSWEFWLFLAFFIGFAIKVPMFPFHTWLPDAHVDAPTAGSVILAGVLLKLGTYGFVRFSLPLFPEASRNFVPMVGVLSVIGIIYGAMVALAQKDMKKLVAYSSVSHLGFCMIGLFALNPQGILGSILQMVNHGISTGGLFLLVGLIYERRHDRTISEYGGIAEKMPVYSALTLIIFLSSMGLPGMNGFIGEFLILVGVFKSPYLGWVWAAVASIGIILGATYLLWMYQRVFFGKLWNPKNFNLRDLNFREVMTIVPLVVFVFWIGIYPKPFIKIMESSVEHLVERVNPEYKAQAKDLVMQKTNFVPTIVTQKLKIERGLQTPPQLGSGDPNLPVLTVTKETKDNRNKTQYTSFDKGTIPLSPPLLKGDLGGFSGRNSIPVRSN, from the coding sequence ATGGATTTGAGTTATTCAGAATATTTAGATAATACCTATTCTTATATCAATCAGATAGGGTTTCCCATACTGACCTATATTACTTTTATACCTCTTCTTGGCGCCATTGTGCTGATGTTTGTTCCAAAAAAGGAAGAGACATTCATAAAATATTTTGCCAATATCGTTGCAGTAATAGATATGGTTCTATCCTTCTTTCTGCTTCCTTATTTTAACTCTGATACTTATAAAATGCAGTTTGTTGAGAGGTTTACTTGGTTTGAGGTGAAATCCATGAACCTTGAGGTTCTTTATTTCTTCGGAGTTGACGGGATAAGCATTCTCCTTGTTCTGATGACAACGATTCTTGGTGTTCTTGCAATTCTTTCTTCTTGGACCGCAATCACCGAGAGAATCAAGGAATATTACATATTCCTGCTTTTGCTTCAGACAGGGATGATTGGCGTTTTCTTTGCCCTTGATTTTTTCCTTTTCTATGTTTTCTGGGAAGTGATGCTTGTTCCAATGTATTTCTTGATAGGTGTATGGGGTGGAGGAAGGAGGCTGTACTCAGCAATAAAGTTCTTCCTTTACACGCTTTTTGGAAGTCTTTTTTTGCTTCTTGGAATTCTTGCTCTCTTTTTCAACCATCACAGCCTGAATCCGAATGAATATACTTTTGATTTATTTAAAATTCTTCAGGATTCTCTCCCTTACTCCTGGGAGTTCTGGCTGTTCCTTGCCTTCTTCATAGGCTTTGCAATAAAAGTTCCAATGTTTCCGTTTCATACATGGCTTCCTGATGCGCACGTTGATGCTCCGACAGCAGGCAGTGTTATCCTTGCCGGGGTCCTCCTGAAACTTGGAACATACGGTTTTGTAAGATTCAGCCTTCCTCTGTTTCCTGAGGCAAGCCGTAACTTTGTTCCTATGGTAGGGGTTCTTTCTGTTATTGGAATAATCTACGGAGCAATGGTGGCGCTTGCGCAGAAGGATATGAAAAAACTTGTAGCATACTCAAGCGTGAGTCACCTTGGCTTCTGCATGATAGGTCTTTTTGCCTTAAACCCGCAGGGAATCCTCGGGAGCATACTCCAGATGGTGAATCACGGTATCAGCACAGGCGGATTATTTTTACTTGTTGGTCTTATATACGAGCGCAGGCACGACAGGACAATTTCTGAATACGGGGGGATAGCAGAAAAGATGCCGGTATATTCAGCCCTGACGCTTATTATTTTCCTCTCATCAATGGGATTACCCGGAATGAATGGATTCATAGGGGAGTTTCTGATTCTTGTCGGTGTTTTTAAATCACCCTATCTGGGCTGGGTATGGGCAGCTGTTGCAAGCATAGGAATAATACTCGGGGCTACGTATCTGCTGTGGATGTACCAAAGGGTATTTTTCGGGAAGTTATGGAACCCCAAAAATTTCAATCTTAGGGATTTGAATTTCAGAGAAGTGATGACTATTGTTCCTCTTGTAGTTTTTGTTTTCTGGATAGGAATTTATCCGAAGCCATTCATTAAAATAATGGAAAGCTCTGTTGAGCATCTTGTTGAAAGGGTAAATCCTGAGTACAAGGCTCAGGCAAAAGATTTAGTAATGCAGAAAACCAATTTTGTTCCAACTATAGTTACTCAAAAACTAAAGATAGAGCGGGGTCTCCAGACTCCGCCACAGTTAGGGTCAGGAGACCCTAACCTGCCAGTTTTGACAGTAACAAAGGAAACAAAGGATAATAGGAATAAAACCCAATATACTTCTTTTGATAAAGGTACAATTCCCCTTAGTCCCCCTTTGTTAAAGGGGGATTTAGGGGGATTTTCTGGGAGGAACTCAATCCCTGTCAGGAGTAATTGA